The segment TGTGACAAATCTAAGCCCAAATCACTTAGATGTGCATAAAGACATGGAAGAGTATATAGATGCAAAGAAAAACATATACCTTCACCAAAAATCTTCTGATGTACTTATATTAAATAGAGACAATTCTATAACTAATTCTATGACAGAAGAAGCAAAAGGAAGAGTGATGAAGTTTAGTCTTGAAGATGAAATTAAAGATGGAGCCTATTATAAAAACGGAACTCTATACTTAAAGGGTGCTAAAGTATGTGAAAAAGAAGAAATGAAACTCAAGGGAATGCATAATGTTGCTGATTTTTTAGCCGCCTTTTGCGCAGTTTTTGAAGATGCTAGTATTAAAAGCATGAAAAATGTAGCTACAACTTTTAATGGCGTAGAGCATAGAGGTGAATTTATAAGAATAGCAAATGGAGTTTCATATTACAATGATTCTATTGCTTCAAGTCCTACAAGAACTATAGCAGGACTTAAGGCCTTTGAAAAACCAGTGATTTTAATCGCAGGAGGTTATGATAAACATATTCCTTTTGAACCACTAGCAGAAGAAGGCTATGATAAAGTAAAAGCGTTAATCTTACTAGGCCTTACAAAGAATAAAATAAAGTCTGCTTTTGATAAGATTATTAAAGAAAAAGCCATATCTATACCTATATATATGGTAAATAATTTAGAAGAAGCGGTTATGAAAGCTAAAACGATTAGCACTGAAGGAGATATAGTAACATTATCACCAGCTTGTGCTAGCTTTGATATGTTCCCTAATTTTGAAGTTAGAGGAAATGAATTTAAAAAGTTAGTTAATGACTTATAAATATAAGGATAATTTTTATATATAGAAAACAATAGCTTTAGCTAGAGCTATGTGCCAATGCAGATTATATGATTTGTATTGGCATTTTCAATATTTTTAGCACTACCATATTAAATAGAATCTAAATTAGGAAAGTAAAATTAAGCATATGTCAACAATACTCCCTAGTGTATCAATATAATGAATTTAAAAAAACAATTAGATATTTAGAGAAATATAGAGATAATTTTCTTAAATAGGGTTTTGATATATCATTAAAATCATGGTAGCTGATATAATAAATCTTGTCGTTGACGTTAGCAAACATTTGCTTCACAAGATGACAAAAAAACAGTTGACATTTGAAAGATTAAATGCTAAACTGATTAAGTCGCTTAAGGGCGGCGAGATAAATTGGTCTTTGAAAATTAAACAGAGATGATGATGATAAATCATAAAGTCAGTGAATTTGAGTTTAAGATTAAATTCTACAATTATAAATTGAG is part of the Haloimpatiens sp. FM7315 genome and harbors:
- the murD gene encoding UDP-N-acetylmuramoyl-L-alanine--D-glutamate ligase, whose product is MRRNFCEFKEFIKDKNTAVVGIGISNKPLIKFLVKLGAKVTAFDKKNKTDLGETFGELNDIGVKMVLGEDYLEQLKGYEVIFKTPSMRYDNKALIKAKEEGAYITSEMEEFIKYCPAKIFGVTGSDGKTTTTSVIYEILKEEGHKTFVGGNIGAPLFAQIEEIRGEDKVVLELSSFQLMKMGNSTDVAVVTNLSPNHLDVHKDMEEYIDAKKNIYLHQKSSDVLILNRDNSITNSMTEEAKGRVMKFSLEDEIKDGAYYKNGTLYLKGAKVCEKEEMKLKGMHNVADFLAAFCAVFEDASIKSMKNVATTFNGVEHRGEFIRIANGVSYYNDSIASSPTRTIAGLKAFEKPVILIAGGYDKHIPFEPLAEEGYDKVKALILLGLTKNKIKSAFDKIIKEKAISIPIYMVNNLEEAVMKAKTISTEGDIVTLSPACASFDMFPNFEVRGNEFKKLVNDL